In Achromobacter pestifer, the DNA window CTACGGCAAGACCATCTTCACCGGCACGCCCGACGAGGTGCGCCGCCACCCCGACGTGCGCGCCGCCTATCTGGGCGAGGAGGACTGATGCTGCAACTCAAGCAACTACAGGCCGGCTACGGCGCCAGCAAAGTGCTGTTCGGCGTGGACCTGGACATCGCCGCCAGCCAGGTCGTGTCCCTGATCGGCCGCAACGGCATGGGCAAGACCACCACCGTGAAAACCATCATGGGCATGCTGCCCGCGCAGGACGGCAGCATCCTGCTCGACGGCCAGCCCATAGCAGGCCAGGCGCCGCACCGCATCGCCCAGCTGGGCATAGGCCTGGTACCCGAAGGCCGCCGCGTCTTCGGCTCGCTGTCAGTCGAAGAAAACCTGATCGCCACCGCCCGCAACACCCGCGCCGGCTGGCACGTGGGCCGCGTCTTCGACCTGTTCCCCCGCTTGAAGGAACGCCGCGCCCAATCCGCCCGCACCCTGTCCGGCGGCGAACAGCAAATGCTCGCCGTCGGCCGCGCGCTCCTCATCAACCCGCGCCTGCTCATCCTGGACGAAGCCACCGAAGGCCTGGCGCCACTGATCCGCCACGAAATCTGGAACTGCCTGCGCCGCCTGAAGGAAGAAGGCCAGACCATCCTGGTGATAGACAAGAACCTGAAGGAAATGGCGACTCTCGTCGACCGCCACCACGTCCTGGAAAAAGGCCGCGTGGTCTGGCAAGGCAGCCCCGCGGAACTCGCCGCGCAGCCGGAGCTGGCGCAGCGATACTTGGGCGTCTAATCGGATGATTCGCAGAAGCTCAGCCGATTGCCGAACGGATCGATGACCGCCATCACCCTCCCCCACGGCATCTCTTCCACGCCCGGCCGCATATAGCCATAGCCCTTGGCGTTCACCTCGGCCTGGAACTCGTCCACGCCCCGCATCCGCACGAACACCGCGGATCCGGGCGTGGCGTCGCCGTGGTGCTCGCTCAGGTGCAGCACCAGGTCACCGCGATGCACTTGCGCGTACAGCGGCATGCCAGGCTCGAAGCGATGCTCCCAGTCCCACTCGAACCCCAGGAAATCCAGATAGAACTCCCGCGCCTTCTCCACGGAGAAAATGCGCAGGATGGGAATGGCTGCTTGCAGGTGCATGACGGCCCCAGAGAAAAAAAGCAAGGACGCTCAGCATAGACCACGAGACGCACCGCAAAGCGCAAAGCGCACACCATCACGACGCAAGACACCGCGTAAGCCCCAAAAGGCCGCCCGCGCGGCCGGCCTGGGGCGGGCCCCGCAAGACACGCCACCCCACACAGATGTCGGCAAGAACCAGAAGAACCCCAATCGCCCCAGCTGACGTCAAGTTTCAACAGCCAGAGCCCGTCGCGTCGGCGGCCCGCGGTGTGCGGGGCGTCGATAAGCCCGAGGGAATCTGAAGGAACCGCCGCAGGCGGTGACGAAGATGACGAAGGGGAAGTCCGGAGCGAACGCTCCGGACCGCAATCGTTGCCCCGCGCACCGCGGGCCACCGACGCGACGGGCGTCTTAAGAACCAACGACGCCCATCAACAAAAACCGATCAATTCAAACTAGCACCCGAGATCTTCACAATCTCCTGATACTTCGCCTTCTCACCCTTCACAAACTCAGCAAACGCCTCAGGCGTCATCGGCGCAGCCTCAGACCCCATCGTCAGCAAGCGCTGCTTCACATCCGCCTGCTGCATCGCATCCGAGTATGCCTTGTTCAGCTTCGCCACCACCGGCGCCGGCGTGCCGCCCGTCGTGAACACCCCGAACCAGGTCCCCAGGTCAAAGCCCTTGATCCCCGACTCTTCCACCGTAGGCACATCCGCCAGCAGCGAAGAACGCTTGGCGGTGGTCACGGCCAACGCCTTGACCTTGCCGTCCTTGATCAGCGGCGCCGAAGCCGCCAGGTTGTCGAACATGAAGTCCGACTGGCCAGACAGCAGCGCCAACTGCGCAGGCGCCGCGCCTTGATAAGGAATGTGCTCGACATTGATGCCCGCACGCACCTTCAGCAGCTCGCCCGACAAATGCCCGGCGCTGCCATTCCCGCCCGAACCGTAGTTCAGCTTGCCCGGGTTCTTCTTCGCGTAGTCGATCAGATCGGCCAGCTTCTCGATCTTGTTCTTCTCGGCGAACTCGACGTTCATCACCAGCACATTGGGCACCGAGGCCACGATGGTCACCGGCGCGAAGTCCTTCACCGGGTCATACGGCAGATTGGCGAACAGCCACGGATTGATGGCGTGGGTCGCGACCGCGCCCATCACCAGCGTGTAGCCGTCGGCCGGCGCCTTGGCCACCAGGTCGGCGCCGATATTGCCGCCCGCGCCCGAACGGTTTTCCACGATGACCGGCTGCCCCAGCGAGCCGCGCACCTTCTCGGCCAGCATGCGGGCCATGGTGTCCAGCGGGCCGCCGGGCGGGTAAGGCACGACAAAGCGCAGCGGCTTGGTCGGGAAATCGGTAGCCTGGGCCAGCACAGGCGCGCCGAAAGGCAGGGTGGCGGCCAGCGCAACGGCGCCTTGCAACAGGGCGCGGCGCACAGCGCGGCGGGGGGTCTGCGTCATGATGTTGTTCTCCTCGCTTCGGATCAATAGCGGTCAGTAGCATACCGCAGCGA includes these proteins:
- a CDS encoding glyoxalase superfamily protein; translated protein: MHLQAAIPILRIFSVEKAREFYLDFLGFEWDWEHRFEPGMPLYAQVHRGDLVLHLSEHHGDATPGSAVFVRMRGVDEFQAEVNAKGYGYMRPGVEEMPWGRVMAVIDPFGNRLSFCESSD
- a CDS encoding ABC transporter ATP-binding protein gives rise to the protein MLQLKQLQAGYGASKVLFGVDLDIAASQVVSLIGRNGMGKTTTVKTIMGMLPAQDGSILLDGQPIAGQAPHRIAQLGIGLVPEGRRVFGSLSVEENLIATARNTRAGWHVGRVFDLFPRLKERRAQSARTLSGGEQQMLAVGRALLINPRLLILDEATEGLAPLIRHEIWNCLRRLKEEGQTILVIDKNLKEMATLVDRHHVLEKGRVVWQGSPAELAAQPELAQRYLGV
- a CDS encoding Bug family tripartite tricarboxylate transporter substrate binding protein, with the translated sequence MTQTPRRAVRRALLQGAVALAATLPFGAPVLAQATDFPTKPLRFVVPYPPGGPLDTMARMLAEKVRGSLGQPVIVENRSGAGGNIGADLVAKAPADGYTLVMGAVATHAINPWLFANLPYDPVKDFAPVTIVASVPNVLVMNVEFAEKNKIEKLADLIDYAKKNPGKLNYGSGGNGSAGHLSGELLKVRAGINVEHIPYQGAAPAQLALLSGQSDFMFDNLAASAPLIKDGKVKALAVTTAKRSSLLADVPTVEESGIKGFDLGTWFGVFTTGGTPAPVVAKLNKAYSDAMQQADVKQRLLTMGSEAAPMTPEAFAEFVKGEKAKYQEIVKISGASLN